The proteins below come from a single Cricetulus griseus strain 17A/GY chromosome 6, alternate assembly CriGri-PICRH-1.0, whole genome shotgun sequence genomic window:
- the Spint3 gene encoding kunitz-type protease inhibitor 3 — translation MQLQASLSFFLILVFCQHLYSEPNQVSRKPLPSICNLPMDKGACRALMVRWYYNTKSGKCVKFNYGGCGGNENNFLSRDQCRLACRRA, via the exons ATGCAGCTCCAGGCTTCCTTATCGTTTTTCCTGATCCTCGTCTTCTGCCAACATCTCTACTCAGAACCAAATCAAG tGTCCAGGAAGCCCTTGCCATCTATATGCAACCTTCCTATGGATAAAGGCGCGTGCCGAGCCCTCATGGTGCGATGGTACTATAATACCAAATCTGGCAAGTGTGTGAAGTTTAACTATGGAGGCTGTGGAGGCAATGAAAACAACTTCCTGAGCAGAGATCAATGCCGGTTAGCCTGCAGACGTGCCTGA
- the Wfdc2 gene encoding WAP four-disulfide core domain protein 2: protein MPACRLCLRAAGLLGLLLLTHLSGAGAGAEKPGVCPQLQSNTDCVKECSSDNNCQDNLKCCQAGCSSVCSPPNEKQGACPSVDFPKLGICEDQCQVDTQCPGNMKCCRNGCGKMTCATPKF, encoded by the exons atgcctgcctgtcgcCTCTGCTTGCGGGCCGCAGGCCTTTTGGGACTGCTGCTGCTCACCCACCTCTCAGGCGCAG GTGCGGGAGCCGAGAAACCCGGCGTGTGCCCCCAGCTCCAGAGCAACACTGATTGTGTGAAGGAGTGCTCCTCGGACAACAACTGCCAGGACAACCTCAAGTGCTGCCAGGCCGGCTGCAGCTCTGTCTGTTCCCCGCCTAATG AAAAGCAGGGCGCCTGCCCCAGTGTGGACTTCCCCAAGCTCGGCATCTGCGAGGACCAGTGCCAGGTGGACACTCAGTGTCCTGGCAACATGAAATGCTGCCGCAATGGCTGTGGGAAGATGACCTGTGCCACACCCAAATTCTGA